A window of Thermodesulfovibrionales bacterium genomic DNA:
CTGGATATTCCTGACACTGGCGAGGAGATCGCGGTTCTTGTTCTGAAATTTACTGCATTCCACCAGGCTCTGGTCATGGGGGGTCTCTATGCCGATGAAGACGACATCGAATCCCGCCTTCACCATCATCTCCATGAGGTCTTTATGATCGGACAGTTCTATGGAGGTCTGCGTATTGAAGGTGAAGGGATGCCTTTTCCTCTCCATCCATTCGATGATGGCAGGGAGGATCTCCTCCTTCAGCTTCTTCTTGTTCCCGATAAAGTTGTCGTCAACAAAGAAGACTTGGCCTCTGAAGCCTGAGTCGTACACACTCTCGAGCTCCCTGATGATCTGGTCTTTGTCCTTGGTGCGCGGCACGCGCCCGCAGAGAAGAGTAATGTCGCAGAACTCGCAGTTGAAGGGGCAGCCCCGGGAATACTGGATATTGATTGATGCATAATGCTTCTTATTGATAAGCCCCCAGAGCGGGATGGGTGTCTGACGTATGTCAGCCCACTGATCAGTGGTGTAGAAATGGCCTGCATCGCCGTTTGCAAAATCCTTCAGGAAACGGGGCAACGTGATTTCAGCTTCGCTCAGCACGAGATGGTCTACCGCCCCGAAAGCCTCATATTCAGTCGTGAAAAGAGGACCGCCAGCCACAATCCTGACACCGGCTGCCTTGCATCTGGCAATCACTCCATTTACAGATTCCTTCTGCACTGACATTGCACTCACAAAAACGAGGTCAGCCCACCTCAGGTGCTCGTCATGCAGGCTTTCCACGTTCATGTCGACCATTCTTTTCTCCCACCCGTCAGGAAGCATCGCTGCTATAGTCAACAATCCGAGAGGTGGACTGCTCGCCTTTCGATGAATGAACTTCAGGGCATACCTAAAACTCCAGAAGGTATCCGGGAACTCAGGATAAATGAGAAGTGCTTTC
This region includes:
- a CDS encoding B12-binding domain-containing radical SAM protein, which produces MKALLIYPEFPDTFWSFRYALKFIHRKASSPPLGLLTIAAMLPDGWEKRMVDMNVESLHDEHLRWADLVFVSAMSVQKESVNGVIARCKAAGVRIVAGGPLFTTEYEAFGAVDHLVLSEAEITLPRFLKDFANGDAGHFYTTDQWADIRQTPIPLWGLINKKHYASINIQYSRGCPFNCEFCDITLLCGRVPRTKDKDQIIRELESVYDSGFRGQVFFVDDNFIGNKKKLKEEILPAIIEWMERKRHPFTFNTQTSIELSDHKDLMEMMVKAGFDVVFIGIETPHDQSLVECSKFQNKNRDLLASVRNIQKSGLEVQGGFIVGFDNDPPTIFDTQIRFIQKSGVVTAMVGILIALPRTQLFERLKKEQRLLKETSGNNTDFATNFIPRMDYDLLINGYKKVLSTLYSPKHYYERVRTFLREYIPPGKKLFHVRCNYIGAFFRSIVLLGIIGKERFYYWRLLLWTIFSRPRLIPQAVTLSIYGYHFRKVFEKRLG